A genome region from Triticum aestivum cultivar Chinese Spring chromosome 2B, IWGSC CS RefSeq v2.1, whole genome shotgun sequence includes the following:
- the LOC123043337 gene encoding NAC domain-containing protein 102 isoform X2, with protein MCPPLGTPTEMNYSISDSWSDEELVRFLAERKAEDSLPENVLVGMDLTLIHPLDSSPGNIWYLNQSDDQQPYGNGESDIRKAKGGYWKCIDVLRIPTSKSTAGVKFSLEFYEGEAPSGKRTQWLMHEYQVEQNDEAKEYKSLCTIFMQGSKKLNTEDELLSLSTNAPNDHLESYLQYLADMEEQNVAVNSKIVSSSQQNSCSREGKDIYEDYSTADGVDFVNALANEDYIEMKDLLSSDGSASTSEFSSRRSEEYFDSDALLRELLNDQNTTREIHQDCNHNIAGPTKSDCVVISPPEQGLVHNHDNRAMVAGTSLEKAASDSERDQHSNEQCLDPHPPASSCSSNSHVEQSHSNSSSSSHGSTTSPQRNRSISKLGKIGKKYCCLGSF; from the exons ATGTGTCCGCCACTTGGTACACCAACAGAAATGAACTACAGTATCAGTGATTCTTGGAGCGATGAGGAACTTGTGCGATTCTTAGCAGAGAGGAAGGCCGAGGACTCCCTGCCAGAGAACGTACTTGTGGGCATGGACCTTACTCTCATTCATCCACTCGACTCCTCCCCTG GGAACATATGGTACCTGAACCAGTCAGATGATCAGCAGCCCTATGGCAATGGCGAGTCAGATATTAGAAAGGCAAAAGGTGGATACTGGAAGTGCATAGATGTTCTCAGAATACCAACAAGTAAATCTACTGCTGGTGTGAAATTTAGTCTGGAGTTTTATGAAGGCGAAGCACCATCTGGTAAGAGAACACAGTGGTTGATGCATGAATATCAGGTAGAACAGAATGATGAAGCTAAG GAGTACAAGTCTTTGTGTACAATATTCATGCAGGGGAGCAAAAAGTTAAATACTGAAGATGAACTGCTATCTCTGAGTACTAATGCTCCTAATGATCACTTGGAATCTTATCTTCAATATCTTGCTGACATGGAAGAGCAGAATGTTGCAGTAAACTCAAAG ATTGTATCTTCAAGCCAGCAAAATAGCTGTTCCAGAGAAGGAAAGGACATTTATGAAGATTATAGTACTGCAGATGGCGTAGATTTTGTGAATGCTCTTGCTAATGAGGACTACATAGAAATGAAAGATCTATTAAGCTCAGATGGCTCTGCATCGACTTCCGAATTTTCAAGTAGACGGTCTGAAGAGTACTTTGACTCTGATGCATTACTGAGAGAGCTTTTGAATGACCAAAACACAACTAGAGAAATACATCAGGACTGCAACCATAACATAGCTGGACCTACTAAATCTGATTGCGTGGTTATCAGTCCACCAGAACAAG GGTTGGTTCACAACCATGATAATCGTGCCATGGTGGCTGGAACATCACTGGAAAAGGCAGCGTCAGATTCTGAAAGAGATCAACATTCAAACGAGCAGTGTCTGGATCCCCATCCTCCTGCGTCTTCATGTTCTTCAAACAGCCATGTAGAACAAAGCCATTCAAATAGTTCCAGTAGCTCGCATGGAAGCACGACGTCTCCCCAGAGAAATCGATCTATCAGCAAACTTGGAAAGATAGGGAAGAAGTACTGCTGCTTGGGATCATTCTAG
- the LOC123043337 gene encoding NAC domain-containing protein 86 isoform X1 — MCPPLGTPTEMNYSISDSWSDEELVRFLAERKAEDSLPENVLVGMDLTLIHPLDSSPGNIWYLNQSDDQQPYGNGESDIRKAKGGYWKCIDVLRIPTSKSTAGVKFSLEFYEGEAPSGKRTQWLMHEYQVEQNDEAKVPQEYKSLCTIFMQGSKKLNTEDELLSLSTNAPNDHLESYLQYLADMEEQNVAVNSKIVSSSQQNSCSREGKDIYEDYSTADGVDFVNALANEDYIEMKDLLSSDGSASTSEFSSRRSEEYFDSDALLRELLNDQNTTREIHQDCNHNIAGPTKSDCVVISPPEQGLVHNHDNRAMVAGTSLEKAASDSERDQHSNEQCLDPHPPASSCSSNSHVEQSHSNSSSSSHGSTTSPQRNRSISKLGKIGKKYCCLGSF; from the exons ATGTGTCCGCCACTTGGTACACCAACAGAAATGAACTACAGTATCAGTGATTCTTGGAGCGATGAGGAACTTGTGCGATTCTTAGCAGAGAGGAAGGCCGAGGACTCCCTGCCAGAGAACGTACTTGTGGGCATGGACCTTACTCTCATTCATCCACTCGACTCCTCCCCTG GGAACATATGGTACCTGAACCAGTCAGATGATCAGCAGCCCTATGGCAATGGCGAGTCAGATATTAGAAAGGCAAAAGGTGGATACTGGAAGTGCATAGATGTTCTCAGAATACCAACAAGTAAATCTACTGCTGGTGTGAAATTTAGTCTGGAGTTTTATGAAGGCGAAGCACCATCTGGTAAGAGAACACAGTGGTTGATGCATGAATATCAGGTAGAACAGAATGATGAAGCTAAGGTACCACAG GAGTACAAGTCTTTGTGTACAATATTCATGCAGGGGAGCAAAAAGTTAAATACTGAAGATGAACTGCTATCTCTGAGTACTAATGCTCCTAATGATCACTTGGAATCTTATCTTCAATATCTTGCTGACATGGAAGAGCAGAATGTTGCAGTAAACTCAAAG ATTGTATCTTCAAGCCAGCAAAATAGCTGTTCCAGAGAAGGAAAGGACATTTATGAAGATTATAGTACTGCAGATGGCGTAGATTTTGTGAATGCTCTTGCTAATGAGGACTACATAGAAATGAAAGATCTATTAAGCTCAGATGGCTCTGCATCGACTTCCGAATTTTCAAGTAGACGGTCTGAAGAGTACTTTGACTCTGATGCATTACTGAGAGAGCTTTTGAATGACCAAAACACAACTAGAGAAATACATCAGGACTGCAACCATAACATAGCTGGACCTACTAAATCTGATTGCGTGGTTATCAGTCCACCAGAACAAG GGTTGGTTCACAACCATGATAATCGTGCCATGGTGGCTGGAACATCACTGGAAAAGGCAGCGTCAGATTCTGAAAGAGATCAACATTCAAACGAGCAGTGTCTGGATCCCCATCCTCCTGCGTCTTCATGTTCTTCAAACAGCCATGTAGAACAAAGCCATTCAAATAGTTCCAGTAGCTCGCATGGAAGCACGACGTCTCCCCAGAGAAATCGATCTATCAGCAAACTTGGAAAGATAGGGAAGAAGTACTGCTGCTTGGGATCATTCTAG